Below is a window of Flavobacterium sp. CFS9 DNA.
GGACTTTTTTTATGCGAAATTTTAACAGCCTGGCACGAGAAGTTCGTTAAGATTTAGTTTTAAGGCTTTGCGAATACTGCGTTTTTTTCTCTGCGTTCTTTGCGGTTAAGCAAAAAAGATAAAAAAAACATTATTAAAGTGTAATTTCTATCTTTTTGATTTTAAGCAATGTAGTTTCTGTTTTGGTTTTAGCATAATATAAATAAATTTTTTGTAATGATTTTTCTTAAAATAAATTTGGAAAATCAAAAAAGTATTCTGAATATTTGCAGACGAAAAAAATAATAACCCTTTAAAAACGAAGAAAAAATGTTTGTATTTACATCTACATCTCAGAGCTTCACATCAAACAATTTTGATGAAGTGCTTCTTCGTGGCTTATTTCAATCTTAGAAATATACTTTTAGATATATAAAAGCCCGAAGACATTTAGTTTCGGGCTTTTTTTTATTCTAGACACTTCAAATTTTCCCGAAAATCGATTTTTATTTATCCTTCACGGATAAAATGCTAAGCCTATTGGGCTGTTAATTTAATGCACTATAATTTTTTTATGGAAAATTATACGGTAGATGAGTATGCTTTATGTGCTCGTTTTAAAAGTAAAAGAAAGAAAAGACGATTAATTAAAGAAGATTTTGAAAAGCAATTAATTGAGTTAAGAAAGCTTGAAGCTGACCTTTGGAAAAAGCGTAGAGATTTACCTCTTGTTCTATTGGAAGTTCCCTATCAAAAAGGATGGCAGCGTAATTTTAAGTTAAGAGATGATGTCGCCAGATCAAGTGAAGCTTCATTTTACAGAGAATTATTGGAAAAAATAAATACGTGGAGGTTTTCTCCTGAAAAATCTTTTAAGAGAAAGAAAAAGAGAAAAAGAAAACATGTATACGTTGAGAATATCCAAACTGTAAAAGAATTTTCTGAATGGGAATGGAAAAGTTCAAAATTAGAATTGACCGAAAAAGAAAAAACACATTTTTATAAAAGAGAACGCTGGTGTAGCAATTGTAAACGATACAAAATTAACTATGTATTCAATGAGCCTTGGCGATATGTGCTGCGTGTTAGTCCTTATGTGATAACACATACCCAAATGGTTGATTCTGATTTGGAAAGTCAAATTCAGTTTATAGACAATTATATTGTAAACAATCATCTGAGATATAAAATAAACAGATTAATACATGGCACTTCTCATAAATGGAGCTACTACGAAAAAGAGAATCCAAAAGAGAGAAGTCCAATTAAAAATAAAAGTCTGCAGGCATTGTATCAGCAATATGTAGACGAAATGATCTAAATCATGGGAAATAAATTATCCGGAAAAGACCTGATTAAATTGGGGTTTCCAAAAAACAATTCAATAAATATCGCCTTAGGGCAAATAAACAGATATAGAAAAAGAGAGAAAAAAGAATCTATTCTAACCGAAGCAAAAGATGTTTTGCTAAATCCTGAAAAGTACGAAGGAAATGGTACTTGGGGTAAGGTGGCAGAAGGTTTAATAAAACCGGTTCAGGTAAGAATGCATCAGCTTAAAAATACCAGAGCTCCTTTCAAAATTTTTGGAGAAAACGAGATTGATGAACAGGCGAAATATCAATTGTATGATTCCTTAAAACTGCCAATTTCAGTAGCCGGCGCTTTAATGCCGGACGCGCATTCGGGTTATGGACTGCCAATCGGAGGAGTTTTAGCCACTGATAATGCCGTAATTCCGTATGGAGTTGGTGTAGATATTGGATGCCGAATGAGTCTTTCGATTTTTGACTTACCAGCTTCTCATTTTAAAGGTAAAGAACATCAATTAGAAGCTATTTTGAAGGACAATACCAAATTTGGAATCTATGAAACTCATGCTTCAAGAGTAGATCATGATGTTTTTTATAAAAGTGAATTTCAAGACATTCCATTATTGAAAAATCTTTTGCCAAAGGCTTATAAACAGTTAGGAAGTTCCGGAGGCGGGAACCATTTTGTAGAATTTGGGATTGCTAAAATTGAGAACCCTGAAAATGAGTGGAAGCTTGATAAAGGAGAGTATTTCGCAGTTTTATCGCATAGCGGATCTCGGGGATTAGGAGCAAATATTGCTAAACATTATACCTATTTGGCGACAAAACAATGTCCGTTGCCAAAAAATGTGCAGCATTTGGCCTGGTTGGACCTGAATACGCATGACGGTCAGGAATATTGGCTTGCTATGAATTTAGCCGGTGAATATGCAAAAGCCTGTCACGATGATATTCACAGACGAATTGCCAAAGCTATCGGAAAAAGGGTAGTGGTTACGATTGAAAATCACCACAATTTTGCTTGGAAAGAAATGGTAAACGGTCAGGAATGTATTGTACATAGGAAAGGTGCAACGCCTGCAGGAGGGGGACAATTAGGAATTATTCCCGGATCGATGACCGCTCCCGGTTACATCGTGAAGGGTAAAGGTAATGCTGAGAGTTTAAACTCTGCGTCCCACGGTGCAGGACGTTTATTTTCGAGAGCAAAGTGCAAAAGTATTTTCACGCAAAGTGAAATTAAAAAGGTATTAAAAGCGAATGAGGTTACCTTGATTGGAGGGAACATTGATGAAGCACCTATGGCGTACAAGGACATTACTAAGGTGATGTCAAATCAAAGTGATTTGGTTGAAGTTCTGGGAACTTTCATACCAAAGATTGTTAGAATGGACCGATAAAAAACAAAGATTATGAAAAGATTTCAGGATGAAAATAAGTTTTTAGAAAGTTTTGTAAATGAGATTTTAGTGAAGTGCCCGAAATGTGATTCTAAGGCTAAGATAAAAAGCAAACTTTCAGAGGGATGTGAGTGCGGGCATTGTTATACTAAAGTTTTTGAATGTAAAGATTGTTATCTTAAACTGGATAGTCCCGTTTATCAGTATATTGCTTATGGTAAAGCGCATTGCAATCAATGCTATGAGAAGTATGAATTTAGATCACAGCCCTTAAAAGAGAAGCCGAATAAGTATAAAACGAAATGTCCGCATTGTAATTTTCAGGAAGAATGGAAGCCAAAAGTAGAAAAGGTTTTGAAGAACTCAAAAAAAGATAACGGTTTAGTTAGAGAGCATTATTACAATCTGCCACTTTGGTTTCAAAAAGAAGTGGGAACAGCTATTTTTTGGGCTTATAACCAGCAGCACATCGATTATTTAGGGAGATACATTGAAGCAGAATTAAGAGAAAGAAATAATAAAGGAAGTGGTAACGGTACAGTAGTTTCAAGACTTCCAAAATTTGTAAAAGAAGCTAAAAACAGAGAAAAGCTTCTTAAGATAATAGAAAAATGGAAAAAATAATTCAGATAACAGCAGGTCGGGGACCGGCAGAATGCACCTGGGTAGTGGCTCAGGTACTTAAAAAAGTTCTGGAGGAAGCACAGGAGGAGCAATTAGAAACGACTTTACTTCAGCGGGAAGCAGGTCAGGAGAATGGAACAATTGAAACGGCAACAATTGCAGTAAAAGGTAAAAATGCTGCTCAATTTGCAGCTTCCTGGACAGGAACTATTCAGTGGATTGATCAAAGTCAGTTTAGGAAAATGCACAAACGTAAAAATTGGTTTATTGGCATTTTTGAGATTGAACCACTACAGAATGTATCAATTGTAGAAAGTAACATTCAGTATCAGGCCATGCGAAGTTCCGGGGCTGGCGGACAGCATGTAAACAAGGTGAGTTCGGCAATCAGAGCGACTCATGTTCCAACAGGAATTGCAGTTGTTGCGATGGACAGCCGTTCACAGCATCAGAATAAAAAACTGGCTACAGAACGATTATTAAAAAAAATAGAAGACGAAACTTTACAACAGCTTAAAAATCATGTCGGAAAACAATGGGAAAATCAACTGAACATTCAGCGGGGGAATCCGATCAGAGTTTTTACCGGAACTGATTTTAAAAAGAATAAAATAGAGAAAAGTTATAAAGGAACGCGTCAGAAGTTAACAACAGATTTACGAAATGAAAACAATAGATAAATATCTCTTTCAGGCTCTGGACAGTTATCCTTATTCATTAGAAGAAACGATTGAATCTTTGGATTATGCATTTTCATTTGATGCTAAAAATACGATGATTTTTTGTTTGTATGGACGGATTCAGGCGGAGCAATTGTGGAATTATGAAGAAGCCAAATGGTATTTTCAGGAAGCTTTGGCAATAAATATTTATGCACTTGAGATATATCCGCATTATGCGCAAACTTTAATTTTGAATGAAGATTTTGAAGAGGCAGAAAAATTAATTGATTTTGCTTTAACGGTAAAAGGAATCAACAAGTCTGAAATTTTTGTCAAAAAGGCAATTCTTTACGAAGCACAGCAACAGTTTGAATTAGCCTTAAAAGAAATTAAAAAAGCCAAACTTTGTACGTTACAATTTGCCTTTGAATGCAACATTAGAGAAGTTGAGAAAAGGATTGAAGGTAAGATGGATCTGTTAAAGAAGAAGAAAAAAAAGTCAAAATAACTTGATTGAATAAAAAACGATGCAACACCGCATCGTTTTTTATTTTTATTATAGGGAATCAAATTTTAAATACACCACATTTGTCTTTTCGACTGAAAGGAAAAATCACATTAGAAACTCCACATGAGTTGAGATTAAAGAGAAGTTTTTTAAAAGTTTCTGTTATTTCCAGTGCAATTTTAAAGCAAAAGATGTTTTTTCACCTTTGGTAATACTGAATGTTGAAATAGTTTGATTATCGTTTTCGCCCTCATGAATGATCACATTATCCTGAAGCGAAAGTTCTTTCATGAAGTTCATTTCAAAACTTTTTACTTCCTGTTTCAGGATTTTTTTGGGGTCAACGTGATCGAGACACCATTCCAGATACTTGACATTGTTGACGTGATTTACAATATCCAGATCAGAGAGGTAAACTGTTTTTTCAAAAATAGCTTCTTTTTCATGAGTGATATTTATTTTTGAAAAACCTTCTGTAGTAGCGCGTTTCTCCGGATACAATTCAAAATGTTCGTAAGGCAGTGCTAAAGCTTCCGGACGTCGTAGTTGTGTATTAAAAACAGCCCAGAAAGTTTCACATCCCACTATTTTTTTTCCGTTTGCGTGTATCTCTAAAGCACGAACGGAACGGGAATTTTCTAAACTGTTGATCCATGTTGTGACTGTAACAACATCTCGCCATTTTGGTAGATCAATAATTTCTACTCGCATACGGCTTAAGACCCAGGCCTGATGAAATTCCTGCATATCAGTAAAGCTGATGCCTCCAATTTCAGAATGTGCAGCAGCTGTCAATTGCAGAATGTTGCATAAGTCGGTGTACTTTAGAAAACCATTTGGCGTACATTGCGTAAAATTGATTTCCCAGTCTTTGCTTAGAATGGAAGTAAAATTAGGAGATATTGGCATTACTGAATTTTAGATTTTAGAGTGTTGATTTTTGTTTTTCTATCAGAAGAAAGAAATAGATTTTACTTTAGAAGGTTTTCGATGTAAGTTGTGATTTCTTTTCTATCTGTTGCGTAATCAAACCATTTGGCAGCTTCGTTTCGTTTGAACCAGGTGAGTTGCCTTTTGGAGAAGCGTCTGGTATTTTTCTTGATTTCTTCGATGGCAAATGGCAACGAGAATTCTCCATCAAAATAACTAAATAATTCGCGATACCCGACTGTTTGAAGCGCATTTAACGTTTTGTTGGGATACAAAGCTTTGGCTTCTTCCAGTAAACCGTCATTCATCATTATATCTACACGCTGATTGATACGGTTGTAAATTATAGCCCTGTCGGCTTCTAAACCAATCAAAACAGGAGTAAAATTTCGGTTGTTTTTCTTCTGATTTAAGAAAGAAGAGTAGGGTTTCTGAGCCCCAATACAGACCTCTGTGAAACGCATCATTCTTTGCGGATTTTGAAGTGTTTGAGGGTTTTCTATAGTGAGTTTTTGATAATAATCGGGATCCAGTTTTTGTAATTGTTCCTGTAGATAATGGATTCCGAGTTTTTCGTAGTTTGCGTTTATCTCAGAACGTATTTCGGGATCAATTTCAGGAAACTCATCAAATCCTTTTAAGATGGCATCAACATACAGCCCTGAACCGCCAATTAATATAGCGAAATCATTTTTGGAGAATAATTCTTCTAATTTTAAAAGCGCTTCTTTTTCATAGTCACCAACTGTATAATTTTCGAAAATAGATTTATTCTGTATAAAATGATGTGTCGCTGAATGTAATTCTTCCTGATTTGGAACTGCGGTACCAATTGTCATTTCTTTAAAAAACTGACGGCTGTCGCAGGAGATGATTTCACAATTAAAATGCTGCGCCAGAGCAATGCTTAAAGCCGTTTTGCCTATTGCTGTTGGTCCGACGATGGTAATTAGGTATTTCATGTTTTGTAGTCTTTATGGCGGTTAAACCGTAGACCTGATATTAGT
It encodes the following:
- a CDS encoding RtcB family protein, translating into MGNKLSGKDLIKLGFPKNNSINIALGQINRYRKREKKESILTEAKDVLLNPEKYEGNGTWGKVAEGLIKPVQVRMHQLKNTRAPFKIFGENEIDEQAKYQLYDSLKLPISVAGALMPDAHSGYGLPIGGVLATDNAVIPYGVGVDIGCRMSLSIFDLPASHFKGKEHQLEAILKDNTKFGIYETHASRVDHDVFYKSEFQDIPLLKNLLPKAYKQLGSSGGGNHFVEFGIAKIENPENEWKLDKGEYFAVLSHSGSRGLGANIAKHYTYLATKQCPLPKNVQHLAWLDLNTHDGQEYWLAMNLAGEYAKACHDDIHRRIAKAIGKRVVVTIENHHNFAWKEMVNGQECIVHRKGATPAGGGQLGIIPGSMTAPGYIVKGKGNAESLNSASHGAGRLFSRAKCKSIFTQSEIKKVLKANEVTLIGGNIDEAPMAYKDITKVMSNQSDLVEVLGTFIPKIVRMDR
- the prfH gene encoding peptide chain release factor H; the encoded protein is MEKIIQITAGRGPAECTWVVAQVLKKVLEEAQEEQLETTLLQREAGQENGTIETATIAVKGKNAAQFAASWTGTIQWIDQSQFRKMHKRKNWFIGIFEIEPLQNVSIVESNIQYQAMRSSGAGGQHVNKVSSAIRATHVPTGIAVVAMDSRSQHQNKKLATERLLKKIEDETLQQLKNHVGKQWENQLNIQRGNPIRVFTGTDFKKNKIEKSYKGTRQKLTTDLRNENNR
- a CDS encoding tetratricopeptide repeat protein, which gives rise to MKTIDKYLFQALDSYPYSLEETIESLDYAFSFDAKNTMIFCLYGRIQAEQLWNYEEAKWYFQEALAINIYALEIYPHYAQTLILNEDFEEAEKLIDFALTVKGINKSEIFVKKAILYEAQQQFELALKEIKKAKLCTLQFAFECNIREVEKRIEGKMDLLKKKKKKSK
- the miaA gene encoding tRNA (adenosine(37)-N6)-dimethylallyltransferase MiaA, which encodes MKYLITIVGPTAIGKTALSIALAQHFNCEIISCDSRQFFKEMTIGTAVPNQEELHSATHHFIQNKSIFENYTVGDYEKEALLKLEELFSKNDFAILIGGSGLYVDAILKGFDEFPEIDPEIRSEINANYEKLGIHYLQEQLQKLDPDYYQKLTIENPQTLQNPQRMMRFTEVCIGAQKPYSSFLNQKKNNRNFTPVLIGLEADRAIIYNRINQRVDIMMNDGLLEEAKALYPNKTLNALQTVGYRELFSYFDGEFSLPFAIEEIKKNTRRFSKRQLTWFKRNEAAKWFDYATDRKEITTYIENLLK
- a CDS encoding acyl-[acyl-carrier-protein] thioesterase; translation: MPISPNFTSILSKDWEINFTQCTPNGFLKYTDLCNILQLTAAAHSEIGGISFTDMQEFHQAWVLSRMRVEIIDLPKWRDVVTVTTWINSLENSRSVRALEIHANGKKIVGCETFWAVFNTQLRRPEALALPYEHFELYPEKRATTEGFSKINITHEKEAIFEKTVYLSDLDIVNHVNNVKYLEWCLDHVDPKKILKQEVKSFEMNFMKELSLQDNVIIHEGENDNQTISTFSITKGEKTSFALKLHWK